A stretch of the Mycolicibacterium celeriflavum genome encodes the following:
- a CDS encoding ATP-dependent DNA ligase — protein MDLPVMPPVSPMLAKSVTSIPADASYEPKWDGFRSICFRDGDEVELGSRNERPMTRYFPELVEAAKAELPDRCVIDGEIIIATDHGLDFEALQLRLHPAASRVRMLAEQIPASFIAFDLLALGESDYTGRPFTQRRAALVDALTDTGQSFHVTPASTDLATARRWFDEFEGAGLDGIIAKPLDLTYQPDKRVMFKIKHERTADCVVAGYRVHKSGEDAIGSLLLGLYKHDGTLASVGVIGAFPMARRRELFTELQPLVTTFDEHPWNWAAHMVGDRTPRRNEGSRWNAGKDLSFVPLRPELVVEVRYDHMEGERFRHTAQFNRWRPDRDPRSCTYEQLEHPVTFKLGDIVPGLG, from the coding sequence ATGGACCTGCCCGTGATGCCTCCGGTGTCGCCGATGCTGGCCAAATCGGTCACATCGATTCCAGCCGACGCTTCCTACGAACCGAAGTGGGACGGCTTCCGGTCGATCTGCTTTCGCGACGGTGACGAAGTCGAGCTGGGCAGCCGCAACGAGCGACCGATGACCCGGTACTTCCCCGAGCTGGTCGAAGCAGCCAAGGCTGAACTCCCCGATCGCTGCGTCATCGACGGCGAGATCATCATCGCGACCGACCACGGCCTGGACTTCGAGGCGCTTCAGCTGCGCCTGCATCCCGCCGCCAGCCGGGTGCGAATGCTTGCCGAACAGATCCCGGCATCGTTCATCGCGTTCGACCTGCTCGCGCTCGGCGAAAGCGACTACACCGGCCGACCGTTCACGCAGCGGCGCGCCGCGCTCGTCGACGCGCTCACCGACACCGGCCAGTCGTTCCACGTCACGCCGGCGAGCACCGACCTGGCCACCGCACGCCGCTGGTTCGACGAGTTCGAAGGCGCGGGCCTCGACGGCATCATCGCCAAGCCATTGGACCTCACGTATCAGCCGGACAAGCGCGTGATGTTCAAGATCAAGCACGAACGCACCGCGGACTGCGTGGTCGCCGGCTACCGGGTGCACAAATCCGGCGAGGATGCGATCGGTTCGCTGCTGCTCGGGCTCTACAAGCACGACGGGACGCTCGCATCCGTCGGCGTCATCGGCGCTTTCCCGATGGCCCGGCGTCGCGAACTCTTCACCGAGTTGCAGCCGCTGGTAACGACATTCGACGAGCACCCATGGAACTGGGCCGCACACATGGTCGGCGATCGCACGCCCCGCCGCAACGAGGGGTCACGCTGGAACGCCGGCAAGGACCTGTCGTTCGTGCCGCTGCGACCCGAACTTGTTGTCGAGGTGCGCTATGACCACATGGAGGGCGAAAGGTTCCGCCACACCGCACAATTCAACCGATGGCGGCCCGACCGTGACCCCCGCTCCTGCACCTACGAACAACTCGAGCATCCCGTCACCTTCAAGCTCGGCGACATCGTCCCCGGCCTGGGCTGA
- the ctaD gene encoding aa3-type cytochrome oxidase subunit I encodes MITVVELTPPRPFPPRGGVKGSFVYRMVTTTDPKLLGIMYTATSVGFFLAGGLMALLMRSELTAPGLQFLSNEQYNQLFTMHGTIMLLLYATPVVFGFANCILPLQIGAPDVAFPRLNALSYWLYLFGALITVAGFITPGGAADFGWTAYSPLSDALHSPGAGADLWIMGLAIAGLGTILGAVNMITTVVCMRAPGMTMFRMPIFTWNILVTSIMILIAFPLLTAALLGLAVDRHLGAHIYDAANGGAILWQHLFWFFGHPEVYIVAIPFFGIITEIVPVFSRKPVFGYTTMVYATVSIAALSTAVWAHHMFATGAVLLPFFSFMSYLIAVPTGIKFFNWIGTMWHGQLTFETPMLFSVGFMLTFLLGGLSGVMLASPPIDFHVTDTYFLVAHFHYVLFGTIVFATFAGIYFWFPKMTGRLLDERLGKLHFWLTFIGFHTTFLVQHWLGNEGMPRRYADYLSTDGFTTLNIVSTIGAFTLGASMLPFIWNVFKSYRYGEVVVVDDPWGYGSSLEWATTCPPPRHNFIELPRIRSERPAFELHYPHMSDRMRAESHIGRKSHSPS; translated from the coding sequence GTGATTACGGTCGTCGAACTGACACCGCCCCGGCCATTCCCGCCCCGAGGAGGAGTCAAGGGTTCGTTCGTATACCGGATGGTGACTACCACAGACCCGAAGCTGCTGGGAATCATGTACACCGCCACCTCGGTCGGCTTCTTCTTGGCCGGCGGTTTGATGGCGCTGCTTATGCGCTCGGAGTTGACCGCGCCGGGGTTGCAGTTCCTTTCCAACGAGCAGTACAACCAGCTATTCACCATGCACGGCACGATCATGCTGTTGCTGTATGCGACGCCGGTCGTGTTCGGATTCGCCAATTGCATTCTGCCGCTTCAAATTGGGGCGCCCGACGTGGCGTTCCCGCGGTTGAACGCGCTCAGCTACTGGCTCTATCTGTTCGGCGCACTGATCACTGTAGCTGGTTTCATCACCCCTGGCGGGGCGGCTGACTTCGGGTGGACCGCCTACAGCCCGCTCAGCGACGCTTTGCATTCGCCCGGCGCAGGCGCCGATCTGTGGATCATGGGCCTGGCCATCGCCGGTTTGGGGACCATCCTGGGCGCGGTCAACATGATCACCACCGTGGTTTGCATGCGCGCACCGGGGATGACGATGTTTCGGATGCCGATCTTCACCTGGAACATCCTGGTCACGAGCATCATGATCCTCATCGCATTCCCGCTGTTGACCGCCGCGCTGCTCGGCTTGGCGGTCGACCGGCACCTGGGTGCTCACATATACGACGCGGCCAACGGTGGAGCGATCCTGTGGCAGCACCTGTTCTGGTTCTTCGGCCACCCCGAGGTCTACATCGTCGCGATCCCGTTCTTCGGCATCATCACCGAAATCGTTCCGGTGTTCAGCCGCAAACCGGTCTTCGGCTACACCACCATGGTGTACGCGACCGTGAGCATCGCAGCCCTTTCGACCGCCGTCTGGGCCCACCACATGTTCGCCACCGGTGCCGTACTTCTACCCTTCTTCTCGTTCATGTCGTATCTGATTGCGGTTCCCACCGGGATCAAGTTCTTCAACTGGATCGGCACGATGTGGCACGGGCAGTTGACGTTCGAGACTCCAATGTTGTTCTCGGTCGGCTTCATGCTCACCTTTCTACTGGGGGGACTGTCCGGCGTCATGCTGGCCAGCCCGCCGATCGACTTCCACGTCACCGACACCTACTTCCTGGTCGCGCACTTCCACTACGTGCTGTTCGGCACAATCGTTTTCGCGACCTTCGCCGGCATCTACTTCTGGTTCCCGAAGATGACAGGCCGCCTGCTCGATGAGCGGCTGGGGAAGCTGCACTTCTGGCTGACGTTCATCGGATTCCACACCACCTTCTTGGTGCAGCACTGGCTGGGTAACGAAGGTATGCCGCGTCGCTACGCCGACTATCTGTCCACCGACGGATTCACCACGCTGAACATCGTGTCGACCATCGGGGCGTTCACGCTCGGCGCTTCCATGCTGCCGTTCATCTGGAACGTCTTTAAGAGCTACCGCTATGGCGAGGTCGTCGTCGTCGACGACCCGTGGGGCTACGGCAGCTCCCTGGAATGGGCCACCACCTGTCCACCGCCACGGCACAACTTCATCGAATTACCCAGGATTCGCTCGGAGCGACCGGCTTTCGAATTGCACTATCCGCACATGTCCGATCGGATGCGCGCCGAATCTCACATCGGCCGGAAGTCTCACTCGCCCAGCTAA
- a CDS encoding VOC family protein produces MAELERSVNFYRDVFSCSVAIHEENTALLLTPDGFQIYLHSTGQPRRPPLASLGVQYLMWATDSEAEFERLAGRLRVHDQDTYQYTENEMSFVEGCDPDGGRVFVAHPSPSRRPRQLIASRLRGVVRPRSERTLQRLRIPRRRRIVETAPSSVGS; encoded by the coding sequence GTGGCTGAACTGGAGCGGTCGGTCAACTTCTACCGCGATGTGTTCTCCTGCAGTGTCGCCATCCACGAGGAAAACACGGCTCTGCTGTTGACGCCGGACGGGTTTCAGATATATCTGCACTCGACGGGCCAACCGCGGCGGCCCCCACTCGCCTCACTCGGAGTTCAGTACCTCATGTGGGCCACCGACAGCGAAGCCGAATTCGAGCGGCTGGCCGGACGTCTGCGGGTCCACGATCAGGACACCTATCAGTACACCGAGAACGAGATGTCGTTCGTTGAGGGCTGTGACCCCGACGGTGGCCGGGTCTTCGTCGCTCATCCCAGTCCGAGCCGGCGTCCGCGACAGCTGATCGCGTCACGGCTGCGGGGGGTCGTCCGCCCACGGTCGGAGCGAACTTTGCAGCGTCTGCGAATCCCGCGCCGCCGCAGAATCGTTGAGACGGCGCCGTCGTCGGTCGGTTCCTGA
- the folE gene encoding GTP cyclohydrolase I — MHSSAALQLVHPSPERDLAAAEAAATAFLSALGISLDSESLAGTPGRMARAYAELFTPRSFDLTTFPNDERYDELVISRNLPVRSVCEHHMLPFVGIAHIGYLPGERIIGLSKLARVAEHFACRPQCQERLTKQIADWLDNELQPRGVGVVIEAEHSCMTLRGVHAAGSATITSTLLGALREDLRSRQEFFALAGTHARP, encoded by the coding sequence ATGCACTCCAGCGCCGCGCTGCAACTCGTGCATCCCTCTCCCGAGAGGGATCTGGCTGCCGCCGAAGCAGCCGCGACCGCATTCTTGAGCGCCCTCGGAATTTCACTTGATTCAGAGAGTCTCGCGGGCACACCCGGACGGATGGCGCGCGCCTATGCGGAACTGTTCACCCCTCGGAGCTTTGACCTGACCACCTTTCCCAACGACGAGCGATACGACGAACTCGTCATCTCCCGCAACCTGCCCGTGCGATCGGTGTGCGAGCACCACATGTTGCCGTTTGTCGGTATAGCGCACATCGGGTATCTACCGGGCGAACGCATCATCGGGCTATCAAAGCTGGCCCGCGTCGCCGAACACTTCGCCTGCCGCCCGCAATGCCAGGAACGGCTGACCAAACAGATCGCCGATTGGCTCGATAACGAGCTCCAGCCCCGCGGTGTCGGAGTAGTCATCGAAGCCGAGCACAGCTGCATGACCCTGCGCGGCGTTCACGCCGCCGGATCGGCAACCATCACTTCCACACTGCTGGGGGCCTTGCGGGAAGATCTTCGATCACGCCAGGAGTTCTTCGCACTCGCCGGCACCCACGCTCGACCATGA
- the tal gene encoding transaldolase, whose product MTTTRLERLLTEQRQSPWLDNLTRGYLRDGTLADFVAAGIRGVTANPTILARAIQASELYDEQFCALAEAGCSVEDAYWELAVQDVTDALAVLRPTYDNSVGSDGFVSIEVAPELARETVATVAAAARLHERIDRPNLLVKIPATAEGIPAITALIGRGLSINVTLIFSLSRYEQVIEAYLRGVEALADRGGDLAAVRSVASFFVSRVDTEVDHRLEAFAGADAMALRGRAGIAQARLAYRMFRDRFAGPRWEKLAASGAHLQPPLWASTSTKNPDYPDTLYVDSLIGPDTINTMAETTIAAFEDHGTVTRTLDTGIAEATRVMHDLRVVGVDMDDVGHSLEDEGVAGFHRSFADLLDTLRDKARQLTQL is encoded by the coding sequence ATGACCACGACACGGCTCGAGCGGCTCCTTACCGAGCAGCGGCAAAGCCCGTGGCTCGACAACCTCACCCGTGGATATCTTCGCGACGGCACATTGGCCGACTTCGTCGCTGCCGGGATACGCGGGGTGACGGCCAATCCGACCATCTTGGCGAGAGCCATCCAGGCCTCCGAACTGTATGACGAGCAGTTCTGCGCGCTCGCCGAGGCCGGCTGTTCGGTCGAGGATGCCTATTGGGAACTGGCGGTGCAGGACGTCACCGATGCCCTGGCGGTGTTGCGTCCGACCTACGACAATTCGGTCGGCAGTGATGGTTTCGTGTCGATCGAAGTCGCCCCGGAGTTAGCCCGGGAAACGGTGGCCACGGTCGCCGCCGCCGCCCGACTGCATGAGCGCATCGACCGCCCCAACCTTCTGGTGAAGATCCCTGCCACCGCAGAGGGCATTCCTGCGATCACAGCTTTGATCGGGCGGGGCCTGAGCATAAACGTCACCCTGATCTTCTCCCTGTCTCGCTATGAGCAAGTGATCGAGGCCTATCTGCGGGGCGTGGAAGCGCTTGCCGATCGCGGTGGCGATCTCGCGGCGGTTCGCAGTGTCGCGTCCTTCTTCGTCAGCCGTGTCGACACAGAGGTCGATCACCGACTGGAGGCGTTCGCCGGCGCGGACGCCATGGCATTGCGCGGTAGGGCCGGCATTGCCCAGGCGCGCCTGGCCTACCGGATGTTCCGCGACCGATTCGCCGGCCCGCGATGGGAGAAACTCGCCGCGTCCGGGGCTCACCTGCAACCGCCGCTATGGGCATCGACGTCGACGAAGAACCCCGACTATCCCGACACCCTGTACGTCGACAGCCTCATCGGCCCCGACACGATCAACACGATGGCCGAGACCACCATCGCCGCATTCGAGGACCACGGCACCGTCACGCGGACCCTCGACACCGGTATCGCCGAGGCGACCCGTGTCATGCATGACCTGCGCGTTGTCGGCGTGGACATGGACGACGTCGGGCACTCACTCGAAGACGAAGGTGTCGCAGGCTTCCATCGGTCATTCGCCGATCTTCTAGACACCTTGCGCGACAAAGCACGTCAACTGACGCAGCTTTGA
- a CDS encoding NAD(P)/FAD-dependent oxidoreductase, with product MSAQQTFIIVGAGLAGAKAAEALRTNGFGGRIVLIGEEDDRPYDRPPLSKGYLLGNTEREKIYIHPAQWHTEHDVDLRLGTRVTEIDCAAHEVSTASGDKLGYNKLLLATGSSPRRLDVPGADLAGVHYLRRVADSEALQAAFASAQRVAIIGAGWIGLETAAAARAAGCHVTLIEREPLPLLGVLGAEVAETYAALHRANEVELRPSTGVAEIIGADTVTGVRLADGEVVQADAVVIGIGIAPNIELAASARLAIDNGVVVDEHLATTDPDVFAAGDVANTYYPWLGTHLRLEHWSAALNQGPVAAANMMGAHDSYDKLPYFFSDQYDSGMEYSGYVPRNGYDSVVFRGDVASGEFIAFWLKAGRILAGMNVNTWDVADDIEALVRSKTQPDPSKLADPGVPLSDLIDQRLSRSAKMAATDPAGR from the coding sequence GTGAGCGCACAGCAGACTTTTATCATCGTGGGCGCCGGACTGGCCGGAGCGAAGGCCGCAGAGGCGCTGCGCACCAATGGTTTCGGTGGAAGGATCGTTCTCATCGGCGAAGAAGACGACCGCCCGTATGACCGACCGCCTCTGTCGAAGGGGTACCTACTGGGCAACACCGAGCGGGAAAAGATCTACATCCATCCCGCGCAGTGGCACACCGAGCACGACGTCGACCTGCGCCTGGGCACCCGTGTTACCGAAATCGACTGCGCTGCGCACGAAGTGAGTACAGCATCCGGAGACAAGCTCGGCTACAACAAGTTGCTGCTGGCCACCGGTTCCTCGCCCCGACGGCTTGATGTGCCCGGTGCAGACCTTGCGGGTGTGCATTATCTGCGCAGAGTCGCCGACAGCGAGGCCTTGCAGGCAGCGTTCGCCTCGGCGCAGCGGGTAGCGATCATCGGCGCCGGGTGGATCGGCCTGGAGACGGCCGCCGCCGCCCGGGCCGCCGGTTGCCACGTGACTCTCATCGAACGGGAACCGCTGCCGTTACTGGGCGTGCTCGGCGCGGAGGTGGCCGAAACGTATGCGGCTCTGCACCGTGCGAACGAAGTCGAGTTGCGGCCGAGTACGGGCGTGGCCGAGATCATCGGCGCGGATACGGTGACCGGCGTGCGCCTGGCCGACGGCGAAGTCGTGCAGGCAGACGCGGTCGTGATCGGCATCGGCATCGCCCCCAATATCGAACTGGCCGCGTCGGCCAGGCTAGCGATCGACAACGGCGTCGTCGTCGACGAACATCTGGCCACCACTGACCCCGACGTATTCGCCGCGGGCGACGTCGCCAACACGTACTACCCGTGGTTGGGCACCCACCTGCGACTCGAGCACTGGTCGGCCGCCCTCAACCAGGGGCCTGTAGCAGCTGCGAACATGATGGGTGCCCACGACTCGTACGACAAGCTGCCCTATTTCTTCTCCGACCAGTACGACAGCGGCATGGAGTATTCGGGCTATGTGCCGCGCAACGGTTACGACTCGGTCGTCTTCCGTGGCGATGTCGCGAGCGGCGAGTTCATCGCCTTCTGGCTGAAGGCCGGAAGGATTCTGGCCGGCATGAACGTCAACACCTGGGACGTTGCCGACGACATCGAGGCGCTGGTGCGCTCCAAAACGCAACCCGACCCATCGAAGTTGGCCGATCCCGGGGTGCCGTTGTCGGATCTAATCGATCAGCGCCTTTCGCGCAGCGCCAAGATGGCAGCCACCGACCCGGCTGGCCGGTAA
- a CDS encoding helix-turn-helix transcriptional regulator, which produces MVRKHGAAIDAAELAAQLQVHVTTVRFHLNALCEAGAIERTRMYRDGVGRPRTGYRAVAERLDYRTLAEILAMELGETVETRARRAQRAGQRWAARVAASQSEVAAAQNKTDESEVDDPLDRGAVLATEIFNRMGFEPELAAESEPMASLSATSEQMVGRERVIRLHACPVRDLARAHPEVGCRVHLGVLQGLLDHAAAAAGEADAHEQGLTARLDPFVEPELCLARLGALRPST; this is translated from the coding sequence ATGGTGCGCAAGCATGGCGCCGCGATCGATGCCGCAGAGCTAGCTGCGCAGTTGCAGGTTCACGTAACGACCGTGCGGTTCCACCTGAACGCGTTGTGCGAGGCTGGAGCGATCGAACGCACGCGGATGTACCGGGACGGTGTCGGTCGTCCCCGCACCGGGTACCGTGCCGTCGCAGAACGCCTCGACTATCGGACTCTCGCCGAGATCCTCGCGATGGAATTGGGAGAGACGGTGGAGACCCGCGCGAGGCGTGCCCAGCGCGCCGGACAGCGCTGGGCCGCTCGAGTCGCCGCGTCTCAGAGTGAAGTCGCTGCCGCCCAGAACAAAACGGATGAATCGGAAGTGGATGACCCGCTGGACCGAGGAGCGGTACTTGCCACCGAAATATTCAACCGCATGGGTTTCGAGCCAGAACTGGCCGCGGAATCCGAACCGATGGCATCCCTGTCTGCGACCAGTGAACAGATGGTGGGCCGGGAGCGCGTCATCCGCCTACACGCCTGCCCGGTAAGGGATTTGGCCCGAGCTCACCCCGAGGTGGGTTGCAGGGTTCATCTGGGGGTGCTGCAGGGACTGCTCGACCACGCCGCGGCCGCTGCCGGAGAAGCCGATGCGCATGAACAGGGACTGACTGCCAGGCTCGATCCGTTCGTCGAGCCGGAACTCTGCCTCGCCAGGTTGGGGGCTTTACGACCGTCCACCTGA
- a CDS encoding DUF5994 family protein, translated as MKPAHDHGGFVQGAWWPRTDQLHTELPHLLAALSPQIGLVDRVIFDGTSWASAAMRIEVEDCSINLERASSSSANTVSMIGEAFGALVLLVVPPYTNPARAYTAVMTASTLGNVSTPDELLGIGPQHAQDRRLALLAHQRWESEGGALRHLGGTRSVGIGGPQEVQHDQ; from the coding sequence ATGAAGCCGGCCCACGATCACGGCGGATTTGTGCAGGGCGCCTGGTGGCCTCGGACCGATCAACTGCACACCGAACTTCCGCATCTGCTTGCAGCCCTTTCGCCGCAGATCGGTCTCGTCGACCGGGTCATATTCGACGGAACCAGTTGGGCGTCAGCGGCGATGCGCATCGAGGTCGAAGACTGCAGCATCAATCTCGAGCGCGCCAGCTCCTCTTCGGCCAACACAGTGTCGATGATCGGCGAGGCCTTTGGTGCACTCGTGCTGCTGGTCGTTCCCCCCTACACAAATCCGGCTCGCGCGTACACGGCGGTGATGACGGCGTCGACGCTCGGCAACGTGTCGACTCCCGACGAATTGCTGGGAATCGGGCCGCAGCACGCGCAGGATCGCCGACTCGCGCTGTTGGCACACCAGCGTTGGGAGTCTGAAGGGGGAGCATTGCGCCACCTGGGCGGTACGCGCAGTGTCGGCATCGGTGGACCGCAGGAGGTGCAGCATGATCAGTGA
- a CDS encoding DUF3040 domain-containing protein — MISEDERRALRAIERRLRWENPDLVRLFSSEKPPLTVNLRQPARGRALLAAAAITGLLLLGPRILTEAEVRTRRRAPLPCADILSTLPSTVVTPPCRAA, encoded by the coding sequence ATGATCAGTGAAGACGAACGCCGTGCGCTGCGCGCGATCGAGCGTCGACTGCGGTGGGAAAACCCGGATTTGGTTCGGCTGTTCAGCTCTGAGAAGCCCCCGCTCACGGTTAACCTCCGTCAACCGGCAAGGGGCAGAGCGTTACTCGCTGCCGCCGCGATCACAGGTCTGCTGCTACTAGGGCCACGCATCTTGACCGAGGCCGAAGTTCGGACCCGGCGGCGAGCGCCGCTGCCGTGCGCCGACATACTCTCGACGCTCCCATCGACCGTCGTGACACCGCCCTGTCGAGCGGCCTGA
- a CDS encoding SPFH domain-containing protein gives MVFYALAAAVGLGLLLLATNLRIVKQYERGVVFRFGRVQTDVRAPGLTMLMPVADRLEKVNMQIVTMPVPAQDGITRDNVTVRVDAVIYFNVADPVRVAVDVQDYMSAIGQVAQTSLRSIIGKSDLDDLLSDREHLNQGLELMIDSPALHWGVHIDRVEIKDVVLPDSMKRSMSRQAEAERERRARIITADGEMQASEKLAQAAEVMAEHPAALQLRLLQTVVEVAAEKNSTLVLPFPVELLRFLEKATPQLGAQDAVRATPAARPNGGAPHVDIQPVANDTRGLPLESVAGQPVRLNQ, from the coding sequence ATGGTCTTCTACGCACTGGCCGCCGCGGTGGGGTTGGGTCTGCTTTTGCTGGCGACCAATCTGCGCATCGTCAAACAATATGAACGAGGTGTTGTCTTCCGATTCGGCCGGGTTCAAACCGACGTGCGCGCACCCGGATTGACGATGCTGATGCCGGTCGCTGACCGCCTCGAAAAGGTCAACATGCAGATCGTCACGATGCCCGTCCCCGCCCAAGACGGCATCACACGCGACAACGTGACGGTGCGAGTGGACGCCGTCATCTACTTCAATGTCGCCGATCCGGTGCGCGTGGCCGTCGACGTACAGGACTACATGTCGGCCATCGGTCAGGTCGCACAGACGTCGCTGCGGTCGATCATCGGCAAGAGTGACCTGGACGATCTGCTGTCTGATCGTGAACACCTCAATCAGGGCTTGGAGTTGATGATCGACAGCCCCGCGCTCCACTGGGGAGTGCACATTGACCGCGTCGAAATCAAGGACGTGGTGCTACCCGATTCGATGAAGCGGTCGATGTCACGCCAAGCGGAAGCCGAGCGTGAGAGACGGGCGCGAATCATCACCGCCGATGGCGAAATGCAGGCATCGGAGAAGCTGGCCCAGGCAGCGGAGGTGATGGCCGAGCACCCGGCCGCTCTGCAGCTGCGGCTGTTGCAAACCGTCGTCGAGGTGGCCGCCGAGAAGAACTCCACGCTGGTGCTGCCCTTTCCCGTCGAACTGCTGCGGTTCTTGGAAAAGGCGACCCCGCAACTTGGGGCCCAAGATGCGGTACGCGCTACACCCGCGGCGCGACCCAACGGTGGAGCGCCGCACGTGGACATCCAGCCGGTCGCCAACGACACACGCGGTCTGCCACTCGAGAGCGTCGCGGGTCAGCCCGTCCGGCTCAACCAATAG
- a CDS encoding mechanosensitive ion channel family protein produces the protein MDGVFSAPWFWWAVVIAVGLPLALVCLTELHNALARRRSYLARPVNLIRNYVLPLGALLLLLVKATEVATEATTVRIVATGLGFVVLVLLLSGLNATVFQGAPEGSWRQRVPSIFLEVARFVVIALGIALIFAWIWGANVGGLFAALGVGSIVLGLVLQNSVGQIIAGLLVLFEQPFQLGDLVATRWLPGGRVVEVNWRATHLESGNGVYVLPNSLLATEWFINLSLPRDGRSTEVVTVFSPNDSPDQVCAVLARVAELLPQLRPGAVPEVTKGAGGEYTTTIPLRSAGNDVAARSTYLRWLWYAARRAELHLDDADDGYPDQELQEDALTVLGQALRIGRTDQQLLLPFMRIVRYGTDETLQFPGEVPRHMTFVVSGRVRLTATTDDNATVGVRTLDRGDYLGQTMLTREPVLATARALEEVTAVEVEREHIEALARRKPLLLQDIGRAIEERKAMVRRALAAAGDKGAQSAAADAPTR, from the coding sequence ATGGACGGCGTGTTCTCGGCGCCGTGGTTCTGGTGGGCCGTCGTCATCGCGGTCGGATTGCCGCTGGCCTTGGTATGCCTCACCGAACTCCACAACGCGCTGGCTCGCCGGCGAAGTTATCTCGCCCGGCCGGTGAACCTGATCCGCAACTACGTACTGCCGCTGGGTGCGTTGCTGTTACTTCTGGTCAAGGCAACCGAGGTGGCGACCGAGGCCACCACCGTGCGGATCGTCGCGACAGGGCTCGGGTTCGTCGTACTGGTGCTGTTGCTCTCCGGGCTCAACGCCACCGTGTTCCAAGGCGCGCCGGAAGGAAGCTGGCGCCAGCGGGTGCCGTCGATCTTCCTCGAGGTCGCCCGCTTCGTGGTGATCGCGCTCGGCATCGCGCTCATCTTCGCCTGGATCTGGGGCGCCAACGTCGGCGGGCTGTTCGCTGCGCTCGGCGTCGGATCCATCGTCTTGGGTTTGGTTCTGCAGAACTCCGTCGGCCAGATCATCGCCGGGCTGCTGGTGCTGTTCGAGCAGCCGTTTCAACTGGGCGACCTGGTGGCCACCCGGTGGCTTCCGGGCGGCCGGGTGGTCGAAGTCAACTGGCGGGCAACCCATCTCGAGTCCGGCAATGGCGTATACGTACTTCCCAACTCGCTACTCGCGACGGAATGGTTCATCAACCTGAGCCTGCCGCGCGACGGTCGCTCGACGGAAGTGGTCACCGTCTTTTCCCCGAACGACTCCCCCGACCAGGTATGCGCGGTGTTGGCGCGGGTGGCTGAACTGCTCCCGCAACTGCGACCCGGCGCGGTGCCCGAAGTCACCAAGGGCGCGGGCGGCGAGTACACGACGACGATTCCGTTGCGCAGCGCGGGCAACGACGTCGCAGCGCGGTCGACCTATCTGCGCTGGCTGTGGTACGCGGCCCGGCGAGCCGAGCTGCACCTCGATGACGCGGACGACGGATACCCCGACCAGGAGCTGCAGGAGGATGCATTGACCGTGCTGGGGCAGGCGTTGCGGATCGGGCGCACCGACCAGCAGCTGCTGCTCCCGTTCATGCGCATCGTGCGGTACGGGACCGATGAAACCCTGCAGTTCCCCGGCGAGGTGCCCAGACATATGACGTTTGTGGTGAGCGGCCGCGTACGCCTTACCGCAACCACCGACGACAACGCGACTGTCGGAGTTCGCACCCTGGATCGGGGCGACTACCTTGGCCAGACGATGCTGACTCGCGAGCCGGTGCTCGCCACCGCCAGAGCGCTCGAGGAAGTCACCGCCGTAGAGGTGGAACGCGAACACATCGAGGCACTCGCGCGTCGAAAGCCGCTGCTGTTGCAGGATATTGGCCGCGCCATCGAGGAGCGTAAGGCCATGGTCCGGCGAGCGCTCGCTGCGGCCGGCGACAAGGGCGCACAGTCTGCTGCGGCGGACGCCCCGACACGATGA